CCTCCGGGTCGACCAGCCGGCCGCGCGGCGTCGAGGTCACCCACGGCGGCCTGGCGCACAACCTGGAGCTGTTCGCGCGGATCAGCGGCGACGTCCCCGTCCGGCGGATCGGCGGCTGGCTGCCGCACCACCACGACATGGGGCTCGTCGGGCTCCAGCTCCAGGCCCTGCACGCGGGGGCCGACCTGGTCCTGCTCTCGCCGGAGGCGGTGGTCGCCCGCCCGGTCCGCTGGCTGCGCGCGATCAGCGAGCACCGGGTGGACTGGACCGTGGCGCCCGACTTCGGCTACGCGTGGGCGACCCACCGGGTCACCGACGAGGAGGTCGCCGGGCTCGACCTGTCCTGCCTGACGATGGCGGTCAGCGGGGCCGAGCCGATCCGGATCGCCACGCTGGACGCGTTCGCCCGGAAGTTCGCGCCGGCCGGGTTCCGGCGCACCGCGCTGAACCCGGGCTACGGGCTCGCCGAGTCCACCCTGGTGGTCACCTGCACGTCACGCGGACGCGGACCGACCGTCCGCTCGTTCACCCCGGCGTCGCTGGCGGCCGGCGAGGTCGTGCCCGCGTCGGACGGCGACGGCGTGCCGCTGGTCGGCTGCGGCGAGCCGGGCGGCATGGCGGTGCGCATCGTCGACCCGGCCACGGGCGCCGAGGTGGGCGACGGCGCGGTCGGTGAGATCCGGGTGGCCGGCCCCAGCCTGGCCGCGGGCTACCACGGCGATCCCGCCGCGACGCGCGCCACGTTCGTCACCGGCCCGGACGGCCGCTGGCTGCGGACCGGCGACCTCGGGTTCCTCCTCGACGGGCAGCTGTACGTCACCGGGCGGATCAAGGAGCTGATCATCGTCCGCGGCCGGAACCTGTACCCGCACGACATCGAGTTCTCGGCGCGGGAGGCGCACCCGGACGCGGGCACGGGCGCGGCCTTCGGCGTGCGGGACGCCGACTCCGGGGAGCACGTCGTGCTGGTGCAGGAGATGCGCCGGGCCGCGCGGGGGCACCCCGGCGAGTTCGCCGATGCCGTGCTCGACGCCGTCACCCGGCAGTTCGGCGTGCCGGTGAGCATCGTGGTCGTCCGGTCCGGCTCGATCCGCCGCACCACGAGCGGCAAGGTGCGCCGGGGGCACATGCGCGACCTGTTCCTCGGCGGCGGGTTGTCGGCGCTGCACAGCGCGCTGTCCCCGGCGGTCGCCGCCATCGTCACCGACTCGGAGGGCAACCGTGTCTGACTCGTTGAGGGCTTGGCTCGTCGACGCCGTGGCCGGGTACCTGGGGCTGCCGCCGGCGCAGGTGGGCACCGACGTGGCGCTGCGCTCGCTCGGCTTCGACTCCGTGCACGCCATGGGGTTGTGCGTCGACATCGAGGAGCGCTGGGGAATCCTCGTGGACCCCACGCTGGCCTGGGACTTCCCGACCATCGACACCATCGTGGCGCACCTCGGCGGGCAGGTGGGGCCGACCACCCGGCGGCCGGACGGGCCGGGGGCGGATCCCGGCCCGCCCGGTCACCGGGGACCTACGGCTGGGCGATCCAGTAGTTGATGAACGCCATGACGGCCGGCCGGAACCGGGTCCCGCTGTTGGCCGGGTTGGTGCCGGCCACCCCGTAGGTGTGGATGCCCGTCACGCACCAGCCGCGGCACAGCCCCGGCGAGGTGGAGTCGAGGTGGTAGACGGGTGATCCGCTCTGGCCGGGCGCGGTATCCACCCAGTACCAGAGCCTGTTGGCCGTCTGCGAGTAGGTGTAGTCGGCGTCCCACCACATCGTGCCGTAGGGCTTGTCCCCCGGGAATCCCTCGACGAAGAAGTACTGGTCCACCAGGTTCTCGGCGGTGTTGTACCACCAGCCGAACCACCCGGTGGAGTAGCCGAGGTCGCAGGGCAGCTTGATCAGGCCGTAGTCGTGGTCGGGCGAGTAGCTGCCGACCCCGAAGCCGGCGGAGGTGCCGACCCAGTCCGAGGTGGCCCAGACGTCGGCTGCGCCGCCCGTGCAGCTCCCGAACGGCTTGTAGCTCCCCCCGCGGCCCGGGGTGACGGTGTACGAGGTCACCCAACTGCCGCCGTAGTACACGCAGTGCCCGGCGGTGACCAGCACGTCGCGGCTGAGCATGAACCCGGTGCACTGGCCCTTGTCGGTCTCCAGGTGCGCGATCGCGCCCCACGGGTAGTCGGCCGGGTGGGCCTCCGGGACGCGGCCGTCCGGCCCGATGACCGAGTCGCCGCCGACCGGACCGGGCTCCGTCCGGTCGTCCGCGGTGAACGCCACGCCCTCGCCGGAGTGACCGGCGGCAACGGACCCGAGTGCGGCGGCGGCGGCCGCCGGCAGCGTGATGGTCCGGCCGACGCCGTTGACCATCGTGACACCACCCGGCCGGGGTCGTGGCTCGGCGACGCCGGTGCCGGGGACCAGTGCCGTCGAGATCATCGCCGCGGTTGCGGCCAAGGCCAGGACCAGGGTGGAGATCTTCCTGGGTCTTCCGTGACTCCGCATGGGGTGCCCCCTCCTCTATTGCGCGTGGGGTTCGGCCGTGCCCGATCGGCCGGGCACGGTCGGCACCGTCGCACCTCGCGGCTGACAGGGGCCGGCGGAAACCTGTACGCGTGCTTGACATGCGTGCTCTGCGGCGGAGGACCGGGGGTTCGGTCCGCGCGGGCCGGCGAGGCATCGTCGGCAGGCCCCGCGTCCCGGGCGAGGCGGGCCAGGACGACGACCGCTCCCACCACCGCCGCTGCCCCGGGAACGCCCGCCGGTTCTCGGGCGGCAGCCCGCGTCAGGCGCTCCAAGACGAAGACCGACCGCCGGCCCGAGTTGCGCAGCCGCAACGACGTGCGGACGTCCTCGGCCCGGCTCCCCCGGCGCACCCCGCCCATCCGGTCGAGGGCCGCCCGCCTGACCACGACGTCGGTCCCTCGTCGACGACGAGCCGGAGCGGGAACTCCGCCGTCATGTCCGTCCTGCCCGAACACAGCACGACGACCTCGAACGCCTTGACGAGTCCACTTCGGAGGGCGGCGGCCGATTCGCCCCGGAAGGCGCCCGGGTCGCGATCGGCGCGGGGCCCGGCAACAGGTCCCGGCTCCCCGCCACCCGATCGGCCACCGGGGTCCGTGGCTATGCTGTCGCGATGGTTCTGGGGGGCCGATGAGCGCCGCGTTACGCGACGGTCGGGCGGCGCGGGTCGTCGCGGTGGTGGGGCGGGTGTGCGTCCGGCACCGGTTCGTCGTGATCGGCGCGTGGGTGCTGCTGGTGCTGGCGCTCGTGGCGGGTGCCCGGGTGATCGGCACGCCGACGGACAACGACGTGAGCCTGCCGGGCACGGACGCCCAGCTCGTGCGGGACCTGACCGCGTCACCGGAGGCCCCGCTCACCTCCGGGACCGTGATCCTGGTGGCCCGGGACGGGCGGCTGGACGACGAGGCCCGCTCCGGCGTGCTGGCGGCGACGGCGGCTTCGCTGCGCGGAGCCGAGCACGTGACCTCGGTGAAACCGCCCTCGGCGCGGGACGGGTCGCTGTCCGGGGACGGGCGCACCGGCTGGTTCGCGGTGGGCCTGGACGTCCGCCGGGCGGAGCTGACCAAGGCCGTGGCGCGGGCCGTCACCGAGGCCGCCCGGCCCGCCGCCGACGCCG
This portion of the Saccharothrix syringae genome encodes:
- a CDS encoding fatty acyl-AMP ligase, which produces MTDFATRFRARPRADRKVTFLADGRPAAELTHLELDRRARAVASWLTGAGLAGRPVLLLYPAGLDFLVAFLGCLYARAVAVPAPLPVPGTSRADRVDRLVEDSGARVVLTDEAHVAALGELSARTFDETAGPWEPPEVAADDIAYLQYTSGSTSRPRGVEVTHGGLAHNLELFARISGDVPVRRIGGWLPHHHDMGLVGLQLQALHAGADLVLLSPEAVVARPVRWLRAISEHRVDWTVAPDFGYAWATHRVTDEEVAGLDLSCLTMAVSGAEPIRIATLDAFARKFAPAGFRRTALNPGYGLAESTLVVTCTSRGRGPTVRSFTPASLAAGEVVPASDGDGVPLVGCGEPGGMAVRIVDPATGAEVGDGAVGEIRVAGPSLAAGYHGDPAATRATFVTGPDGRWLRTGDLGFLLDGQLYVTGRIKELIIVRGRNLYPHDIEFSAREAHPDAGTGAAFGVRDADSGEHVVLVQEMRRAARGHPGEFADAVLDAVTRQFGVPVSIVVVRSGSIRRTTSGKVRRGHMRDLFLGGGLSALHSALSPAVAAIVTDSEGNRV
- a CDS encoding acyl carrier protein; amino-acid sequence: MSDSLRAWLVDAVAGYLGLPPAQVGTDVALRSLGFDSVHAMGLCVDIEERWGILVDPTLAWDFPTIDTIVAHLGGQVGPTTRRPDGPGADPGPPGHRGPTAGRSSS
- a CDS encoding trypsin-like serine peptidase, which translates into the protein MRSHGRPRKISTLVLALAATAAMISTALVPGTGVAEPRPRPGGVTMVNGVGRTITLPAAAAAALGSVAAGHSGEGVAFTADDRTEPGPVGGDSVIGPDGRVPEAHPADYPWGAIAHLETDKGQCTGFMLSRDVLVTAGHCVYYGGSWVTSYTVTPGRGGSYKPFGSCTGGAADVWATSDWVGTSAGFGVGSYSPDHDYGLIKLPCDLGYSTGWFGWWYNTAENLVDQYFFVEGFPGDKPYGTMWWDADYTYSQTANRLWYWVDTAPGQSGSPVYHLDSTSPGLCRGWCVTGIHTYGVAGTNPANSGTRFRPAVMAFINYWIAQP